From Aegilops tauschii subsp. strangulata cultivar AL8/78 chromosome 5, Aet v6.0, whole genome shotgun sequence:
GTAAGAAAAGGATTACAGTTGCCTTTTTTTCGTGTTTCGTTGGATGTGTAAACTTGTGCAAGATGGCAGAAAGTCAGAATCTAGAACATCTGAAATTTAGCACTAATAAAGAAAAGGATTACAGTTGCTCACAGTGGAAGCATGGATTGTCGTGATTACAGATAAGGATGCAGAGCGATATTCCACTAAGATCCGTTAAAGCGATatgctactccctctgttcacttttgtaagtcgtttagGACAGTTGAAATTGAACTGTTTTAGGTGCTGTCTTAAATGTCTAAAAGGTCTTGCaaaagtgaacggagggagtagtacaaaTTTAACCCACCCATGAAACTTAAGCTAGAACTTAATTATCTGAGTTTTGACTATGAAGTGGATATTAGTTTGAGTTCATGTATCTCTGCCTATGTATGCACTTGAACAAGATAGGAAGAGAACCCATTGCTCTACCACTCCCCACAATCTCCGAGTCAAACGATCCTACAGCTGCCTAATGGGGATCGCTTGAGGCAGCCGCCTAATAACAAAGCCTGCTGCTCAGAGTTTTAAAGCTTGCCAGATATCAATCTTCTCTTTCGCACCCCTTGATCGAATCTCGCGTTAATGGAACTGGTGTGCCGCTTTCTTGTTCCTCCAAATCCAAGCTTGCTGCATTTGCTTCGATGCCTCCTTGCTTGCTGAGAGCTACTTGCTCTATCCTCTTCCCCCATAGAACATTGTACAGGCCACCAACCATCAGCGCGCCACTTATTACACTGTTCATCAGAAGAGAAATTTCAAGAAGATAAAAATTGATGTAGCTCTTCTGTCTAACGAGCAAACGTTTAAGTCGACAATGGACCTTCCAAGGGTGACTGCTTCTCCTATGAGAAGTGACAGAACGATGGTGATAACAAAAGTTAGGGGCACTGTCATGGCCAGGAACACCGGGCCGCACTTGTCAATTACCCAGACCAGCAGGTAATTTGAAAATGCGGAAACAACCACGCCCTACAACATATAAGTGTTTTCCAAGGTCAGGATTAAAAAACAGTCTTCTAATCAATCGATATGATCTGCTTCTGTTGATGGGATTCTTATACTTACAGAATAGACGATCGCGACAAGACCTACATCCAGGCTCAGCTTCCATCTTGAAAAATCTCTCTCCATCACAAGAGCCATGAAAAAAGATTGAACGGTCGCAAAGACAATCTGAAGGGTCATGTTAAGCAGCATGGAAGGGTACTCCTCCAGCAAAGGGCCCTAGAAGGCAACATGCAAGCTAAATTTAGCATGAATAAATTAGTTTCTGAACATgtgcgtgcacacacacacacatacacacctACACGTGCGCACAGAGCAAGATGCATACCTGAAACACTGTCCAAAGAGCAAACAGTACAGTCGCGAGAGACTGCAGGAGAATTCCCAATAGCCAGCTCCTTGAGGCATGAATATCAACTCGACTTGTGTGGTGAAAAAGAGGGTGTTGGATGATGGATTTGAGCTGAGGTCCATGGTATAGCGCTAGTACGACAACACCAGCGGCACAAAGCACTATACCAGAAACTTTCACAATCCCATGGAAGCTCTTCAGTTTCAAGGACTCCATTCTACCATAAGTGGCACGACGAATCACTCACTGATCCACGGAATTTTGATCATAAAAGTTCACATTGTATACAAAACAAGTCGAACTTATTTTTCACTCCCACTATCGTTACTACACCAAGTTCATCAAAGCACTCACATCTACACAGAAGTAGGTTTACACAACTGATGGTTCATTAGCAATCTCagaaacaatcaacaactaatgGTTCACGTTAAACAACTGATTTCACGCGAACATAAGCAATAGCAATTGATTAGCACTCCCACTATAAATAAATATAAATCTCTGTAATTATTTTATTGAAGCAAAGTTAATGAGAGAAAAAGTTATCACTCAAATGTGTTATCTCCACCCTTTGTCTAAAGTTTGATAGAAGCTGAGTCCAGTCGTCGCAATTAGGCTTGACTAGCCCCCTACAGTTTTCTGGCCAAAAAATGGTTAGGCAAGCTTTTGGGCCTGGTTTAGGACCGGCTAGGTTGGGTTTGGTAGTATGGTCTACGATGATCTTGCTATTGATACAACATGTAGAACTGAATTAGTTGTTATATTTCTTTCTCTGAACAATTGTGTAGTTTCCTAGAGCAAAAGGAACATTTTGCTTTCCTGTGATCTTAACATGAAGAGTTATAAACATTACAATATAACCATTTCGTTAGGCTGCAAAACATCTCTAAATTACAATCTCAACTATGTCCGTCACTGATTCTCATAATCAGACGTTTATGCAAGCTATTCTTCTGTATATAACATATTCATGTTACCTACGTATGGATATCCGAAATACAAATTTACTAACATTAGCTTTATGACATGTTTAAAATTTAATTGTCACAAGGGGGAAAGGAAAAAAATGGCCTAGCCTTCAAGGAAGTAATGCAATCATCATTAAAAACACATACCCCAATAGAAGAGCCAAAAAGAAAGTTAACACTGGTTGGAGATTTTGTACTGCAGTAGCAGAAGTTGCTGAAGCATAATTGAGGCCAACAAATGATATGTTTAGAGAAGCAGACACCCTGGGGAAATGAAATGAAAGAAGATTATTGGTAAAAGTTTTGCCAGAATAAGATGTATAACATTTATAAAGAAAACGAAACAGTTAAGATAACTAGGAAAATACCAAGGTCCAGTTGTAAGCAAAAAAAAAAACTGGTACGTTTTTACACAATAACTATTTACATAATTCTTAGCTTTGCATAACATTTCTGTCGAAAGTAAATCAGTTAACCTAACTACATAGCTACTTTCCCACAAAGAGGAAAAATTGGAAATATAGATTAAATATGATGTAACTGAAATTCTCTGTCGGAAAGGCCGGCTTGCAATTGATGAAGGTGATGGGTATACTACACTGAAACCAACACGACCGAGGGATGATCCTAATGAAAATAAAGTATTTTTTTTATATCACGAGGGTACACATGGTGCACATAAAAGAACTTCAAACATATAAAGTTTGGATAACCAGCAGAATGAAACAATTACGGTATTAGCTAGATGTCTAACAACTCCAAGTCACAATTCCTCACATGAGTACACCCATTCCACGCTAAAATACAAAATTATGAAAATAATACATcattgcaaatccattttttTATCTAACAATGCCATTTGATAAACAAGATGATTAAGTATAGACAACACTTCTGCATTGTACTTCCTACCCATATAATGCATGCACAAATAGCTTCAGACAGACTTTGTGTGACAGTTGTGGGGCGGTTTTCCTGCAAAAATAAAATCTCAGTTCATGCTTCCTAGATGAAATCCAGATCCAGGAAAAGAAGCAGCCAAAAATCTGCATACCTTTCAGTTGCAAAAGCAATGGGCAGTAACAACATTGTAGCTATTACATGCCTGTAGAAAACAAGAACATATGTACTTGTACCTTGGTTAAAAGCAACTTTGGTGAGTATCTGCATAACCCCATAGATAAACCTTACGAGAAATGAAACAGCATAAGGTGATGTCTTTCCCATACTCTCGTTTGTTAGAACTTCAAAGATGATTGCTTAAATACTACTACTTGTCCATCGGGACACGTCATCCAACCTACACTGTCAGGACACCTCATCAAACCTTTGCTGTCATCAGGTTTGTTCAGATAGGACTCATAGGTATCCACTTAAGGAAATATTATCTTACGTATGTTTCACTATGTGGAGGCCACACTAGTCGCTTGCTTTAATCAAGGTTAAAAAATGGCAGCAACAATTTTTAGGTCTAACAAGTTAATTGGTTACATCTTACAGTACTTCGCAACAACAAAATATTACACTGTGCAAGACACAATAATTGCAACAAACTGGGTATTTTATCAGTTCCAAGGTGCTTGTATGAATGCATGATGCATCTACCCAACAGCAAATTGGCATAGATTTGAAGCATCCAACACTTAAACATTGTCGCGGCACAAATGAAAAGACATGTGCAGTATTACTCATTTCAGGGTTCATCTTACTACGGAAAAGGAGGTAGGAACTTCGAAGTGCTTCACTTCCCAGTCAAGGTGTCAAGAATTACATGATAACTTCTCGTGTATATTTAACAACATAAAAAAGGTCATACTTCAACCATCATTTACCTCAGATAAAAGATTTAAAATATTGTGACGGGAATCTTTAACGTCCCCTCGGCGCTCCCAGTGCGCGACGACATGCTCACCATACGATCAGCCAGGCAGCCCTGGGACCTGGCCATGCACAACATGCATGGGTATGACAACAAGATGGCGTGGAATGTGCGCTGCGTGGGAAACTAAAGCATATGTATATTTCTAAAGGAAAAAAACGGTTTCAATATGTCCAACTTTGTGACTCAGATGCGTTCAGGACATTCTCTACAAGAAAATAGTACTTTGTGACTAATGCTCAGTGAGTCAATTCGGACTATATATTTCCCTAGAAATTACTCCGTTTGAAAGAGGCCTTTTACTGGCCGCAGTTAACAAATGCATCTTTATGGAAGGGTGGAGGGATACGTGGAAAAAGTGGCACATGCATGATGTGGAAAAAGAAAAGGGCAGGCAGCAGTAAACAACTGCATCTTTATGAAGGGTAGAGGGATCAATGGCAGAAGTGACACGTGATGTGGAGAAGGTAAAGGGCAGCAGCTATGGACAAAGAGTAAAATGGTTATAGGAGAAGGAGTTGTATTAGTGTATATTGCCTTCTAAACGGCACTAAATCCAGAATAGCGCTTGCATGCGTTTCCCTCTGTTCCAAATTAATTAAAGGTTTAggcaagtttatagaaaaatacaTTAATATCTACAACATCAAATATACATAGTACGGAAATATATTTGATGATGAAACTGATTTGGTTTTATGATGAATATTAGCTTTGCGCCATAAATCCAAAACCAGTGGGCAATGATTGGTGCTTAAATGGATCTTGCTGCTTACAATCTCACTAATTTCAACAGATCAAGGAAAATAGATGGAGGAAACAACCAATCATCATCTGTTAATTTAGACATGATTTAGAAGCAAATTTGTCAATATAACTCAAATGATACAATTATAACTAAACAAAAGAAGGACGTGGTATGTCCTAGCACACTAATGGACACATTTTTTTTCTTACTAGTTAATATATTAATGTTATGCTGCTCATTTAATTATTATTAGTAACTGAGGAATATAAAAGATATTAGCAAACAACCAGTAACCACCATAATTTTTATGTGATGTTATGAAATTTCAGGTACATTTATAAGAAGGTacgagctactccctccgtcccataatataagaacgtttttgacactacactagtaccaaaaacgctcttatattatgggacggagggaataTATTTTATTCCCTCAGTGTTAATTTATTTTATCTTATTATTGGTGTTAAAGTCATCTTGATGCAGAGATTATAACATGATATAAATTGAGATAAGTAAAGCTAGTAATCTAGTGGTTTGAGTTCTCCTTTGTAAAGCTTAGCTCCTAAGTTACTCAGAGCTTATTCGAAGCTCCACAATTGACAAACAGAAAGAGAATGCCAGAACTTCTTTTGCTATTAAAAATGGAATATGAAAAAAATTGTGATGTTGCTTTGTGACCGGACAGCCCATACCATTTCAGCATCTAGTCATCATCGCCAGCCATAAGCACTCATGTCAAACCAGTAGAATCACTCATCAACCATGAGCCATCCTTCCTCTCCCAAAGACTTACAAGTGACGCCAGAAACCACCTGGCCTCAGCCACCAACTAACCATTGTGTTTGTCCATATGCTTGCTCGCACGTTTGGAGAGGACTGGCTCTGGATCTGGTAAGACGATTGTGGAGGAGGCTCTCAGAAGCAGAAAGAAGTGTGGCGCCATAGAAAAGGCGTCTGCGGCTGCTTGACGGATGGTCATCAGCCTTTTGGGTTGTCCTTATGGTCTGGCTTGTCTCTGTGGATTTGATGGTGCCCGTGGTCTTCCGCCGAGGTACTATCATTGGGGGTTTCTTTACGATGCAACAGTGTGGGGTTGGTGGTCGTGGC
This genomic window contains:
- the LOC109767534 gene encoding WAT1-related protein At5g64700 encodes the protein MGKTSPYAVSFLVRFIYGVMQILTKVAFNQGTSTYVLVFYRHVIATMLLLPIAFATERKTAPQLSHKVCLKLFVHALYGVSASLNISFVGLNYASATSATAVQNLQPVLTFFLALLLGMESLKLKSFHGIVKVSGIVLCAAGVVVLALYHGPQLKSIIQHPLFHHTSRVDIHASRSWLLGILLQSLATVLFALWTVFQGPLLEEYPSMLLNMTLQIVFATVQSFFMALVMERDFSRWKLSLDVGLVAIVYSGVVVSAFSNYLLVWVIDKCGPVFLAMTVPLTFVITIVLSLLIGEAVTLGSVISGALMVGGLYNVLWGKRIEQVALSKQGGIEANAASLDLEEQESGTPVPLTRDSIKGCERED